The following are encoded in a window of Arthrobacter sp. NicSoilB4 genomic DNA:
- a CDS encoding helix-turn-helix domain-containing protein, whose translation MIKSVAMIVVPNFSIFEFATAFEVFGIDRSARGNGVPVFDFRVCTPVPGEVAMKSGLSMQVGLGLEAAADADLVIMVPFGRDDDVPESVLDALRDAHARGAWVMSICSGAFALARAGLLDGRRCTTHWHYSQELASRYPAVLVDENVLYVEDSRIITSAGTAAGIDACLHLVRVEFGANVAAAIARDMVVPPHRDGGQAQFIDRPIPRCGSEPMEELLQWMVRHLEEDHSVNELAARVHMSPRTFARRFRSETGATPAAWLNSQRVLRAQELLETTDLNIDEIARESGFGHSVLLRHHFAKVLDTSPQSYRRTFRGHLAPAV comes from the coding sequence ATGATCAAATCAGTGGCAATGATCGTGGTCCCCAACTTCTCGATCTTCGAGTTCGCGACCGCGTTCGAGGTGTTCGGCATCGACCGCTCGGCACGCGGGAACGGCGTCCCCGTTTTTGATTTCCGGGTCTGTACGCCCGTGCCTGGCGAGGTCGCGATGAAATCGGGGCTGTCCATGCAGGTGGGGCTCGGGCTGGAGGCAGCCGCGGACGCGGACCTGGTCATCATGGTTCCCTTCGGCCGTGACGACGACGTCCCCGAATCCGTCCTGGACGCCCTGCGCGACGCCCACGCCCGCGGGGCCTGGGTCATGTCCATCTGCTCCGGGGCCTTCGCCCTGGCCCGGGCCGGGCTGCTGGACGGCCGCCGCTGCACCACGCACTGGCACTACTCCCAGGAGCTGGCCAGCAGGTACCCCGCCGTGCTTGTGGACGAGAACGTCCTGTACGTCGAGGACAGCCGGATCATCACCAGCGCCGGCACGGCCGCCGGCATCGACGCCTGCCTGCATCTGGTCCGGGTGGAATTCGGCGCGAACGTGGCGGCGGCTATTGCCCGAGACATGGTGGTTCCGCCGCACCGCGACGGCGGCCAGGCCCAGTTCATCGACCGGCCCATCCCGCGCTGCGGCTCCGAGCCCATGGAGGAACTCCTGCAGTGGATGGTGCGGCACCTGGAGGAGGACCATTCGGTCAACGAGCTCGCCGCGCGCGTCCATATGTCGCCGCGGACGTTCGCCCGGCGCTTCCGTTCCGAGACGGGAGCGACACCGGCCGCCTGGCTCAACTCCCAGCGTGTGCTGCGGGCCCAGGAACTGCTTGAGACCACGGACCTCAACATCGACGAAATCGCTCGCGAATCCGGCTTTGGCCACTCGGTGCTGCTGCGGCACCACTTCGCCAAGGTGCTGGACACGAGCCCGCAGTCGTACCGCCGCACCTTCCGCGGACACCTGGCCCCCGCAGTCTAG
- the hrpA gene encoding ATP-dependent RNA helicase HrpA translates to MTLHISYPAELPVSERREDLMAAIAANQVTIIAGETGSGKTTQIPKMCLELGLGENGLIGHTQPRRLAARTVAERIAEELGVEIGQEVGFQVRFTGEVSRSTKVKLMTDGILLAEIQRDKLLRKYNAIIIDEAHERSLNIDFILGYLKRILPQRPDLKIIITSATIDPQRFAKHFGSEEAPSPIIEVSGRTYPVEIRYRPLSQPAGGGADDGGEGTASDDELEEDRDPLDAVCDAVDELAQEAPGDILIFFSGEREIRDAAEALNGRIQSNRKLAGTEVLPLFARLSLQEQHKVFHPGNKRRIVLATNVAETSLTVPGIKYVIDTGTARISRYSHRTKVQRLPIERVSQASANQRSGRCGRVSDGIAIRLYAEADFESRPPFTDPEILRTNLAAVILQMTAMGVARGPKDVENFPFVEPPDSRAINDGVTLLRELGALSAARPQEETGDGDARRPAAGRSGGGRNGGGRNGGGLTAVGQQLAQLPVDPRLGRMIVESGKRGCVREVMILAAALTIQDPRERPTDKQQLAAEKHARFRDENSDFTGYLNLWNYLQEKQQELSSTAFRRLCRAEFINYLRVREWQDLFAQLRQLARPLGISLDNKRLADPVGNHEGIHISLLSGLLSHVGILDERKREYAGARGSRFAIFPGSALFKKSPTFVMAAELVETSRLWARVAAKFDPLWVEQVAPDLVKRSYSEPHWSKKMGSVMAHEKVTLYGVPIIPSRRINYGKVDPELCRELFIRHALVEGDWQTHHKFFHRNRALLHEVEELEARMRRRDILVDDETLFEFYDARVGKDVVSERHFDKWWKDARQQDPALLDFDQALLISEDADALDDSAFPKSLLHKGFELPLSYEFHPVAPGSPPNPSDGVTAEVPVLFLNQLDDAAFRWLIPGQRVELVTALIKSLPKQVRKNFVPAPDVARQAVAALESDFDPAADELEASLELVLRRIRGQVIPPNSWNWDAVPPHLRVSFRVVDSQGKVLDEGKDLTALQDRLAPATRRAIAESLGATPATTAPAPVGRTKAQANGKAAAQASGAAAGTAASASAAASTGFAEQSGLTSWSFGTLRRQVQGTVKGHTVTGYPALVDEETSVALRLFQTSSEQGSAMRGGVIRLLALRVPPPDRYVLEHLNNTEKLTFSQNPHGSVTALIADCALAAIDKLTPAELPWDEASFNALYEKVRAELIDTVFTVTAVVERILASTRRIEKALKGTSSLALISALNDIRSQLEQLVFPGFVARTGYSQLSQLPRYLAAIEKRLEKLPTNVQRDAQHMAAVQALEDDYDDAVSALLPGRRAGAELTQVRWMIEELRVSLFAVELGTAYSVSEKRIRAVLNKALAPA, encoded by the coding sequence ATGACACTGCATATCTCCTACCCCGCCGAGCTGCCGGTTTCCGAGCGCCGCGAGGACCTGATGGCCGCCATCGCGGCCAACCAGGTGACGATCATCGCCGGCGAGACCGGTTCCGGTAAGACGACCCAGATTCCAAAGATGTGCCTGGAGCTTGGCCTCGGCGAGAACGGGCTGATCGGACACACGCAGCCGCGCCGGCTGGCTGCCCGCACGGTCGCCGAGCGCATTGCGGAGGAACTCGGCGTCGAGATCGGCCAGGAAGTGGGCTTCCAGGTCCGGTTCACCGGTGAAGTCAGCCGCAGCACCAAGGTCAAGCTCATGACGGACGGCATCCTGCTGGCCGAGATCCAGCGCGACAAGCTGTTGCGCAAGTACAACGCCATCATCATCGACGAGGCGCATGAGCGCAGCCTCAATATCGACTTCATCCTCGGGTACCTCAAGCGCATCCTGCCGCAGCGGCCGGACCTGAAGATCATCATCACCTCGGCCACCATCGATCCGCAGCGGTTCGCCAAGCACTTCGGCAGCGAAGAAGCGCCGTCGCCGATCATCGAGGTGTCCGGCCGAACCTATCCGGTCGAGATCCGCTACCGGCCGTTGTCCCAGCCGGCCGGCGGGGGCGCCGACGACGGCGGAGAAGGCACTGCCTCCGACGACGAGCTGGAAGAGGACCGCGACCCGCTGGACGCGGTGTGCGACGCCGTCGACGAACTCGCGCAGGAGGCGCCCGGCGACATCCTGATCTTCTTCTCCGGCGAGCGCGAAATCCGGGACGCCGCCGAGGCGCTCAACGGCAGGATCCAGTCCAACCGCAAGCTGGCCGGTACCGAGGTGCTCCCCCTTTTCGCCCGCCTGAGCCTGCAGGAACAGCACAAGGTGTTCCATCCCGGCAACAAGCGCCGGATCGTGCTCGCCACCAACGTCGCGGAGACGTCCCTGACGGTGCCCGGCATCAAATACGTCATCGACACCGGCACCGCGCGCATCTCCCGCTACTCGCACCGCACCAAGGTCCAGCGCCTGCCGATCGAGCGGGTTTCACAGGCTTCGGCCAACCAGCGCTCCGGCCGGTGCGGCCGTGTCTCCGACGGCATCGCGATCCGGCTCTACGCGGAAGCGGACTTTGAGTCCCGGCCGCCCTTCACGGATCCGGAGATCCTGCGCACCAACCTCGCCGCGGTCATCCTGCAGATGACCGCCATGGGCGTGGCCCGCGGACCGAAGGACGTGGAGAACTTCCCGTTTGTGGAGCCACCTGACTCCCGCGCCATCAACGACGGCGTCACCCTCCTGCGGGAGCTGGGAGCCTTGAGCGCCGCGCGTCCGCAGGAGGAAACGGGCGACGGCGACGCCCGCCGCCCGGCTGCTGGCCGCAGCGGCGGCGGCAGAAACGGCGGCGGCAGAAACGGCGGCGGACTCACCGCCGTCGGGCAGCAGCTTGCCCAGCTGCCCGTGGACCCGCGGCTCGGCCGGATGATCGTCGAGTCCGGCAAGCGCGGCTGCGTCCGCGAGGTCATGATCCTGGCGGCCGCGCTGACCATCCAGGACCCGCGCGAGCGTCCGACGGACAAGCAGCAGCTCGCCGCGGAGAAGCACGCCCGCTTCCGGGACGAGAACTCGGACTTCACCGGTTACCTGAACCTGTGGAACTACCTCCAGGAGAAACAGCAGGAGCTGTCCTCCACCGCCTTCCGCCGGCTCTGCCGCGCCGAATTCATCAACTACCTGCGCGTCCGCGAGTGGCAGGACCTGTTCGCCCAGCTCCGCCAGCTGGCCCGCCCGCTGGGCATCAGCCTGGACAACAAGCGCCTGGCCGATCCGGTAGGCAACCACGAGGGCATCCACATCAGCCTGCTCTCGGGCCTGCTGAGCCATGTGGGCATCCTCGACGAACGCAAGCGCGAGTACGCCGGCGCCCGCGGCAGCCGCTTCGCGATCTTCCCGGGCTCTGCCCTGTTCAAGAAGTCCCCCACCTTCGTGATGGCCGCCGAGCTCGTGGAGACGAGCCGGCTGTGGGCCCGGGTCGCGGCGAAGTTCGATCCGCTCTGGGTCGAGCAAGTGGCGCCGGACCTGGTCAAGCGCAGCTACAGCGAACCGCACTGGTCCAAGAAGATGGGCTCGGTGATGGCCCATGAGAAGGTCACGCTGTACGGCGTGCCGATCATTCCGAGCCGCCGGATCAACTACGGCAAGGTGGACCCGGAGCTCTGCCGGGAGCTGTTCATCCGGCACGCCCTGGTCGAGGGCGACTGGCAGACCCACCACAAGTTCTTCCACCGCAACCGGGCCCTGCTCCACGAGGTCGAGGAGCTCGAGGCCCGGATGCGACGCCGGGACATCCTGGTGGACGACGAGACGCTCTTCGAGTTCTATGACGCCCGGGTCGGCAAGGACGTGGTGTCCGAGCGGCACTTCGACAAGTGGTGGAAGGACGCCCGGCAGCAGGACCCCGCACTCCTCGACTTCGACCAGGCCCTGCTGATCAGCGAAGACGCCGATGCCCTGGATGACTCGGCCTTCCCGAAGTCCCTGCTGCACAAGGGCTTTGAGTTGCCGCTGAGCTACGAGTTCCACCCCGTGGCCCCCGGCTCGCCGCCCAACCCGTCCGACGGCGTCACCGCCGAGGTGCCCGTGCTGTTCCTCAACCAGCTCGACGACGCGGCCTTCCGCTGGCTGATTCCGGGCCAGCGGGTGGAGCTGGTCACCGCCCTGATCAAGTCGCTGCCCAAGCAGGTGCGCAAGAACTTCGTGCCGGCCCCGGATGTCGCCCGGCAGGCCGTCGCTGCCCTCGAGTCCGACTTCGACCCGGCCGCCGACGAGCTGGAGGCCTCCCTCGAGCTCGTCCTGCGCCGGATCCGCGGCCAGGTCATCCCGCCGAATTCCTGGAACTGGGACGCCGTTCCGCCGCACCTGCGGGTCAGCTTCCGCGTCGTGGACTCCCAGGGGAAGGTCCTCGACGAGGGCAAGGACCTCACCGCACTGCAGGACCGGCTGGCTCCGGCCACGCGCCGGGCGATCGCCGAGTCCCTCGGCGCCACTCCCGCGACGACTGCGCCAGCGCCGGTCGGCAGGACGAAAGCCCAGGCCAACGGCAAGGCCGCGGCCCAGGCGTCCGGCGCGGCAGCGGGCACTGCGGCCTCCGCTTCGGCGGCCGCCTCAACCGGTTTCGCCGAACAGTCCGGGCTGACCTCCTGGTCCTTCGGAACACTGCGGCGCCAGGTCCAGGGCACGGTGAAGGGGCATACCGTCACCGGCTACCCTGCGCTCGTGGATGAGGAAACGTCCGTGGCCTTGAGGCTCTTCCAGACCAGCTCCGAACAGGGATCGGCCATGCGCGGCGGCGTCATCCGCCTGCTCGCCCTGAGGGTGCCGCCGCCGGACCGCTACGTCCTGGAGCACCTGAACAATACCGAGAAGCTGACGTTCAGCCAGAACCCGCACGGCTCCGTCACTGCACTGATTGCGGACTGCGCCCTCGCCGCCATCGACAAGCTCACCCCCGCCGAGCTGCCGTGGGACGAGGCGTCCTTCAACGCGCTGTACGAGAAGGTACGCGCGGAACTGATCGACACGGTCTTCACCGTTACCGCGGTGGTGGAGCGCATCCTGGCCAGCACGCGCCGGATCGAGAAGGCGCTCAAGGGAACCAGCAGCCTGGCCCTGATCAGTGCCCTCAACGACATCAGGAGCCAGCTCGAGCAACTGGTGTTCCCAGGTTTCGTGGCACGCACCGGCTACAGCCAGCTCAGCCAGCTGCCGCGCTATCTCGCGGCGATCGAGAAGCGGCTGGAGAAACTCCCGACGAACGTCCAGCGGGACGCCCAGCACATGGCCGCGGTCCAGGCCCTGGAGGACGACTACGACGACGCCGTGTCGGCGCTGCTTCCGGGCCGGCGGGCCGGCGCCGAGTTAACCCAGGTCCGCTGGATGATCGAGGAGCTCCGGGTGAGTCTCTTCGCCGTCGAGCTCGGGACCGCTTATTCCGTCTCCGAGAAGCGGATCCGCGCGGTGCTGAACAAGGCGCTGGCGCCGGCGTAG
- a CDS encoding HIT family protein, translating into MSTLFTRIINGEIPGRFVWREDDVVAFLTVGPLADGHTLVVPTEEVDRWTDASPEVLARVMHVAQKIGAVQIDVFGAARAGLIVAGYEINHLHVHVWPSNTMADFDFGSADQHPDPARLDANAEKLREGLRKAGHTAHVPEA; encoded by the coding sequence ATGAGCACTCTCTTCACACGGATCATCAACGGCGAGATCCCCGGCCGCTTCGTCTGGCGCGAGGACGACGTCGTGGCATTCCTCACGGTGGGCCCGCTCGCAGACGGCCACACCCTGGTGGTGCCCACCGAGGAAGTGGACCGCTGGACGGATGCTTCCCCGGAAGTGCTGGCCCGCGTGATGCACGTGGCCCAGAAGATCGGCGCCGTGCAGATCGACGTGTTTGGCGCGGCACGCGCCGGACTCATTGTGGCCGGCTACGAGATCAACCACCTGCACGTCCACGTATGGCCGTCCAATACCATGGCGGACTTTGACTTCGGCTCGGCGGACCAGCACCCGGATCCCGCGCGGCTCGACGCCAACGCCGAAAAGCTCCGCGAAGGACTCCGGAAGGCCGGACACACGGCCCACGTTCCGGAGGCCTAG
- a CDS encoding NAD(P)-dependent alcohol dehydrogenase, producing MTPGRPVPPPLAKPLPDLTTDTTDTAEAAGGPRLAAAYGATASDSGLVPLTVARRAPKEDDVEIDIEFCGLCHSDVHATRGEWGTQTYPMVPGHEIVGRVSRVGSAVDDFTPGERVGVGCLVDSCRECDSCLDGLEQYCENGMTGTYGSKDRRNGDSTTQGGYATSIVVDRRYVLHVPDGLDPAAAAPLLCAGITTYSPLRHFDVEVGDVVGVIGLGGLGHMAVKLAKAMGAEVKVFTTSESKIAAAQELGADEVILSRDEAQMEAANRSIDVIIDTVAAPHDLNPYFRTLRVDGALFQLGLPSEDMPPVNPGALIRRRIAYAGSLIGGIAETQEMLDFCAEHGVTSDVEVVGAGQLNEAYDRMVAGDVKYRFVLDTSTLGAPSERADA from the coding sequence ATGACTCCTGGACGCCCCGTACCGCCGCCCCTTGCCAAACCGCTTCCCGATCTCACCACGGACACCACGGACACCGCGGAGGCCGCCGGCGGACCCCGCCTTGCCGCCGCCTACGGTGCCACGGCCAGCGACAGCGGCCTGGTTCCCCTCACGGTTGCGCGCAGGGCGCCGAAGGAAGACGACGTCGAGATCGACATCGAATTCTGCGGGCTCTGCCACTCGGACGTCCACGCCACCCGCGGTGAGTGGGGCACCCAGACCTATCCGATGGTCCCGGGACACGAAATCGTGGGCCGCGTCAGCCGGGTCGGTTCGGCCGTCGACGATTTCACCCCCGGCGAGCGTGTCGGCGTCGGCTGTCTGGTCGACTCCTGCCGCGAATGCGACAGCTGCCTCGACGGCCTGGAGCAGTACTGCGAAAACGGCATGACCGGGACCTATGGCTCGAAGGACCGCCGCAACGGCGACTCCACCACCCAGGGCGGCTACGCCACCTCGATCGTTGTGGACCGCCGCTACGTCCTCCACGTCCCGGACGGCCTCGACCCCGCCGCTGCCGCGCCGCTGCTGTGCGCCGGCATCACCACGTACTCTCCCTTGCGCCATTTTGACGTCGAGGTTGGGGACGTCGTTGGCGTCATTGGACTGGGCGGACTGGGACACATGGCCGTGAAGCTGGCCAAGGCCATGGGCGCCGAAGTGAAGGTCTTCACCACGTCGGAGTCCAAGATCGCCGCCGCACAGGAGCTCGGCGCGGACGAGGTCATCCTGTCCCGCGACGAGGCCCAGATGGAAGCCGCGAACCGCAGCATCGACGTCATCATCGACACCGTCGCCGCGCCACACGACCTCAACCCGTACTTCCGCACCCTGCGTGTGGACGGGGCCTTGTTCCAGCTCGGGCTGCCGTCGGAAGACATGCCGCCGGTGAACCCCGGTGCGCTGATCCGGCGCCGGATCGCGTACGCCGGGTCCCTGATCGGCGGCATTGCCGAGACCCAGGAGATGCTGGACTTCTGCGCCGAGCACGGGGTCACCTCGGACGTTGAGGTGGTCGGCGCCGGTCAGCTTAATGAGGCCTACGACCGCATGGTGGCGGGCGATGTGAAGTACCGTTTTGTCCTGGACACCAGCACCCTCGGAGCACCCTCGGAAAGGGCAGACGCATGA
- a CDS encoding HNH endonuclease signature motif containing protein produces the protein MDGNQGPDEAPAAAGTVTVAEVARAMAAVRPARDSAGLISQLRELEDLKSVAAASQARIAVELDLRQRREQSDDGMPAADLGTGVAAQIALARRESPAKGSRLLGLAKALVTEMPHTLAALETGQVNEWRATLLVRETACLSPEDRAAVDEELAPDTGTFDGAGDRRIIAAARAAAYRRDPRTVTQRASHAATERHVSLRPAPDTMCYLTALLPVSAGVAMHAALTRHADTLRSAGDPRNRGQLMADALVERTTGTPGGITGIEIQLVLTDRTLLHGDSEPARLPGYGIVPAGWARQLLTGAGNPAEASGGSKGSDTGADTASRQALNVWLRRLYTAPGTGELTAMDSRARIFPPGLRRFIQVRDNTCRTPYCDAPIRHLDHIIPWHHGGQTTHTNGAGLCEACNHIKETPGWTVRPGPGPRHAIEVTTPTGHSYRSTAPPLPGTMLAGPPPVRIDVTATEARNHRRKLRHHAKTLRRARLAVLPSA, from the coding sequence ATGGACGGCAATCAGGGGCCCGACGAGGCTCCGGCAGCAGCTGGCACGGTGACGGTCGCGGAGGTGGCCCGGGCGATGGCCGCTGTCCGGCCCGCCCGTGACAGTGCCGGGCTGATCAGTCAGCTCCGGGAACTGGAAGACCTGAAGTCCGTTGCGGCCGCGTCGCAGGCCCGGATCGCCGTCGAACTTGATTTGCGCCAGCGCCGGGAACAGTCCGACGACGGAATGCCCGCGGCAGACCTCGGGACCGGGGTCGCCGCACAGATCGCCCTCGCCCGGCGGGAATCCCCGGCCAAGGGCAGCCGGCTCCTCGGCCTGGCGAAGGCCCTGGTGACCGAAATGCCGCACACCCTCGCGGCGCTGGAGACAGGGCAGGTCAACGAATGGCGCGCCACCCTGCTCGTCCGGGAAACCGCGTGCCTGTCGCCGGAGGACCGGGCCGCCGTCGACGAGGAACTCGCCCCCGACACCGGAACGTTCGACGGCGCCGGGGACCGCCGCATCATCGCCGCCGCCCGCGCGGCCGCGTACCGCCGGGACCCGCGCACGGTCACGCAGCGGGCCAGCCACGCCGCCACCGAACGGCACGTCAGTCTCCGCCCGGCCCCGGACACCATGTGCTACCTCACCGCCCTGCTCCCCGTCTCGGCCGGCGTCGCCATGCACGCCGCCCTCACCCGGCACGCCGACACCCTGCGCTCCGCCGGGGACCCCCGGAACCGCGGGCAGCTCATGGCCGATGCCCTCGTCGAACGCACCACCGGCACCCCCGGCGGGATCACCGGCATCGAAATCCAGCTCGTTCTGACCGACCGCACCCTCCTCCACGGCGACAGCGAACCCGCCCGCCTCCCCGGCTACGGCATCGTCCCCGCCGGCTGGGCCCGGCAACTGCTCACAGGCGCCGGGAACCCCGCGGAGGCCAGCGGCGGAAGCAAAGGCAGCGATACCGGCGCTGACACCGCCTCGCGGCAGGCCCTGAACGTCTGGCTTCGGCGGCTCTACACCGCGCCCGGCACCGGGGAACTCACCGCGATGGACTCCCGCGCCCGGATCTTCCCGCCAGGACTGCGCCGCTTCATCCAGGTCCGGGACAACACCTGCCGCACCCCGTACTGCGACGCCCCCATCCGCCACCTGGACCACATCATCCCCTGGCACCACGGCGGCCAAACCACCCACACCAACGGCGCCGGACTCTGCGAAGCCTGCAACCACATCAAAGAAACCCCCGGCTGGACAGTCAGACCCGGGCCAGGACCACGTCACGCTATCGAAGTCACGACCCCCACCGGGCACAGCTACCGCTCCACCGCACCTCCCCTGCCGGGGACGATGCTGGCTGGCCCGCCACCGGTCAGGATTGACGTAACGGCGACCGAAGCCAGGAATCACCGCCGCAAACTTCGACACCACGCCAAAACCCTCAGACGCGCACGGCTGGCAGTGCTTCCCTCTGCATGA
- a CDS encoding sulfurtransferase produces the protein MQTLMDVATLKDRLDDAGATGRRTVLLDVRWALGDPHGREHYLAAHLPGAVFVDLAHELAGPADASRGRHPLPSQEQFQASARSWGIRRGDAVVAYDDSGNMAAARLWWMLRNAGLADVYLLDGGLAAWRRAGYAVESGERQAEAGDVELTDGALPVIDAGQAAAWGLGGVLLDARAGERYRGEFEPVDPRAGHIPGAVSAPTTANLDADGKFLSPAALREHFVQLGVRADVPTAVYCGSGVTAAHEIAALEIAGFPAALYPGSFSEWSNNSSNPVVTGAAPYPDQAATYLDGCESQR, from the coding sequence ATGCAGACCCTCATGGACGTGGCCACACTGAAGGACCGGCTGGACGACGCCGGCGCGACCGGCCGGCGGACGGTGTTGCTCGATGTGCGCTGGGCGCTCGGAGACCCGCACGGCAGGGAACACTACCTCGCGGCACACCTCCCCGGTGCAGTCTTCGTGGACCTCGCCCATGAACTGGCCGGACCCGCGGACGCTAGCCGCGGCCGCCACCCGCTACCGTCCCAGGAGCAGTTCCAGGCGTCGGCGCGTTCCTGGGGCATCCGCCGCGGTGACGCCGTGGTGGCCTATGACGACAGCGGGAACATGGCCGCCGCGCGGCTCTGGTGGATGCTGCGGAACGCCGGCCTTGCCGACGTTTACCTGCTCGACGGCGGCCTAGCCGCCTGGCGTCGCGCGGGCTACGCCGTCGAAAGCGGCGAACGGCAGGCGGAAGCGGGGGATGTTGAGTTGACTGACGGCGCCCTGCCGGTGATCGACGCCGGGCAGGCGGCCGCGTGGGGCCTGGGTGGTGTGTTGCTGGATGCCCGGGCAGGGGAGCGGTACCGCGGCGAATTCGAACCGGTGGACCCGCGGGCGGGCCATATCCCGGGAGCCGTAAGCGCCCCCACCACCGCCAATCTGGATGCCGACGGCAAGTTCTTGTCACCAGCGGCGCTGAGGGAGCACTTCGTTCAGCTCGGGGTGCGCGCCGACGTCCCCACTGCCGTGTACTGCGGCTCCGGCGTCACGGCGGCGCACGAAATTGCGGCCCTCGAAATCGCGGGATTCCCCGCGGCGCTCTATCCGGGGTCGTTCTCCGAGTGGTCAAACAATTCCTCGAACCCCGTTGTGACCGGGGCTGCCCCGTATCCGGACCAGGCCGCGACTTATCTGGATGGGTGTGAATCTCAGCGATAA
- a CDS encoding PLP-dependent cysteine synthase family protein — MNRVRQQDRAWADEAIRRINAENNRSADTHLYSVPLPEHWGVQLYLKDESTHRTGSLKHRLARSLFLFGLVNGWISEGSTIVEASSGSTAVSEAYFAQLLGLPFIAVMARTTSREKIALIEQFGGSCLLVDHASEVYEAAGDLARRTNGHYMDQFTYAERATDWRGNNNIAESIFGQLALEEHPIPRWIVVGAGTGGTSATIGRYLRYHRHSTELAVVDPENSAFYPGWLESRRAADTTHPAPVGQPSRIEGIGRARLEPSFVPAVIDHMVQVPDAASVAAMRHLNDHAGLHAGPSTGTNLWGVWQLIAGMIAEGRRGSVVSLMCDGGDRYAGNYYSPEWLRSQGLDPEPHEATIREFIASGTWPA, encoded by the coding sequence GTGAACAGAGTGCGACAGCAGGACAGGGCCTGGGCCGACGAGGCCATCCGCAGAATCAACGCCGAGAACAACCGGTCCGCGGACACGCACTTGTATTCCGTCCCGCTTCCGGAGCACTGGGGCGTCCAGCTGTACCTCAAGGACGAATCCACGCACCGCACCGGCAGCCTGAAGCACCGTCTGGCCCGCTCGCTGTTCCTCTTTGGGCTGGTCAACGGCTGGATTTCCGAAGGCTCCACCATCGTGGAGGCCTCCAGCGGAAGCACGGCCGTGTCGGAAGCGTATTTTGCCCAGCTGCTCGGGCTGCCGTTCATCGCCGTGATGGCCCGGACCACCAGCCGGGAGAAGATTGCCCTGATCGAGCAGTTCGGCGGCTCCTGCCTGCTCGTGGACCATGCCTCGGAGGTCTACGAGGCAGCCGGGGACCTCGCCCGGCGCACCAACGGCCACTACATGGACCAGTTCACCTACGCCGAACGGGCCACGGACTGGCGCGGCAACAACAACATCGCCGAATCGATCTTCGGCCAGCTTGCCCTGGAAGAACACCCGATCCCCCGCTGGATCGTGGTGGGCGCAGGCACCGGCGGCACCAGCGCCACCATCGGCCGCTACCTCCGGTACCACCGCCACAGCACAGAACTCGCAGTCGTGGATCCGGAAAATTCCGCGTTCTACCCCGGCTGGCTGGAGAGCCGCCGCGCCGCAGACACAACTCACCCGGCCCCCGTGGGCCAGCCGTCGCGGATCGAGGGAATCGGCCGGGCGCGGCTGGAACCCAGCTTTGTCCCCGCCGTCATCGACCACATGGTCCAGGTCCCGGACGCGGCCTCGGTCGCGGCCATGCGTCATCTCAACGACCACGCCGGACTGCACGCCGGCCCCTCCACCGGCACCAACCTGTGGGGCGTCTGGCAGCTCATCGCTGGGATGATCGCCGAGGGCCGCCGCGGCAGTGTCGTGTCGTTGATGTGCGACGGCGGAGACCGCTACGCCGGCAACTACTACAGCCCGGAGTGGCTGCGGTCCCAGGGCCTGGACCCCGAGCCGCATGAGGCGACCATCCGTGAATTCATCGCCAGCGGGACCTGGCCGGCCTAG
- a CDS encoding MBL fold metallo-hydrolase, protein MMLTKFTHSCVRLEKDGKVLVFDPGNFSETGPALAGADAVLITHEHPDHVDVLAVTAALSAGGPLQLFAPAGVAAQLREKAPGAAGRIHTVAPGEDFETAGFSVRSFGGQHAVIHPQIPVVANIGYLVDANVYHPGDSFIVPDGVDVRTLLVPIHAPWNKVGEVVDFVIGVRAPKAFPIHDALLNENGRGLVEGHVTRFGAKYGTEYRHLSSGDTVEV, encoded by the coding sequence ATGATGCTGACCAAATTCACGCATTCCTGTGTGCGGCTGGAGAAGGATGGGAAGGTGCTGGTGTTCGATCCGGGGAACTTCTCGGAGACGGGCCCTGCCCTCGCCGGTGCCGACGCCGTGCTCATCACGCACGAACATCCCGACCACGTCGACGTCCTCGCAGTCACTGCCGCCTTGTCGGCCGGCGGTCCGCTGCAGCTTTTCGCTCCGGCCGGAGTCGCTGCGCAGCTGCGGGAGAAGGCGCCCGGGGCCGCGGGCCGGATCCATACGGTGGCTCCGGGCGAGGACTTCGAGACGGCCGGGTTCTCCGTCCGGAGCTTCGGGGGGCAGCATGCGGTGATCCATCCGCAGATTCCGGTGGTGGCCAATATCGGCTATTTGGTGGACGCGAATGTCTACCACCCCGGTGATTCCTTCATAGTGCCCGACGGCGTGGACGTGCGGACGCTGCTGGTGCCGATCCACGCCCCTTGGAACAAGGTGGGGGAGGTGGTCGACTTTGTGATCGGCGTCCGCGCCCCGAAGGCGTTCCCGATCCATGACGCCCTTCTCAATGAGAACGGGCGCGGACTGGTGGAGGGGCATGTGACCCGGTTCGGCGCCAAGTACGGCACCGAATACCGCCACCTCTCCAGCGGGGACACCGTCGAGGTTTAG